One Stratiformator vulcanicus genomic window, CAATCGTCGGCTCTCTCGACGTCGTGATGGGCGAGATCGACCGGTAGAGCCGAGCAACCCGGTGATCTGCGGCGGGTCACGAACTCACAACGCCAGTCCCAGACCGTTGGAGGTGCTAGCAACGGTCTGATTTCGTCTGATAGACAAGCCCGAGGCGCCAGCCGTCGGGAAGATCGCTGATTGATCGACCATTGGCTTGGCCTATGGCTGGTATTGAAATCGCTTCCAGCGGCTCGGTTTTAGCCGATCCTCTGTAATCTTCAGACGCAGAGTCTTCTCAAACGAACTATCAAACTTCACGGACTCAACTTCAAAAGAAATTGATCTTCCAGCGTCACACCGGGATAAGAAGTACGTCTAGTAACTTCTGTTCATTAAGGGTTCCCGGTGGCGAAATCGCTTGAGACGCTCTCTCCGTACGAATTGACCTCGGTCGAAGTCGATCAACTCCTCCGGACCAATCCGGATGATGCTCGCCTCAAGGCCCATTTCACGGCTGAGGAACTTCACGAATTGCGGAATCTCGCGGGGGCTGCGCAGCAGTCGACCCGCGGTCGCAAGCGAGTGGTCTATGTTCTCCCTGGGATTCTTGGTTCAACGCTGGGCGTCACCAGCGGGGGGAATCGGGACACGATTTGGCTTGATCCGCACTCCATCCGCAATGGCGACCTCACCAGCTTGGCCATGCGAGGGCGTTCTCGGGGCCGCGTCGAAGTGTATGGACAGTTTCCCGGCCTCTACACGCGACTGCGTTGGACGCTCTGGTGGAAAGGCAACGATGTCCGAGATTATGCGTACGATTGGCGACTGAGCATCGACGAGCTCGGCGCAGAACTACTTGAGGCATTCGATTCAGAGGAGGCCGACGAACTTTACGTTGTCGCGCACAGTATGGGAGGACTCGTCGCGCGATCTGCTTACGCGCAGGCTGATGCCGCGATGCGTAGGCGAATCAAGCGGGTCATCATGCTCGGTACGCCAAACCGGGGTTCATTCTCAGTCGTGCAAGTGCTCGACGGCAGCAATGCGACGGTTCAGTTTGCCGGCTGCCTCGACGAGCAGAACGAGACCGAAGATTTGGTCTCCGATATCTTTCGGACATTGCCCTCGATCTATCAGATGCTGCCCCATCGCGACGTCTTCAGCGCTATCGACTTATTCGATACCGATGCGTGGGGCGAAGCGAATCCGATGGGGACGAGGTTGCGCGAGGCGACCGACGTGCAAGAGTCGCTCGCTCCGGCTGATGACAAGTTTTTCCTGCTCGCCGGCGTCGACCAACCGACGGTCGTCTCGGCGTCTCTCAACCAAGAGGGCCGATTCGACTATCAGGAACACGAGACCGGAGGTGATGGAACCGTCCCTCTTGATTTCGCGTTGTATGACGGCATCGATAGCAATACGAGGACCTTCAAAGCTACGCACAATGGTTTGGTAACCAGCAACGACGTGATCAACTCCGCTGCAGAGATCATTGAGCACGGGCGGACGCAGCGTGGACTGGCCTTGCAAACCCGACGTGGCGAAGAGGTGACGACCCGAGGGCTGACCTTCGCTGCGCTGCAAGCGGGAACCTGCTATGGCGGCCGTCGCGGGAACGCGATTACTGACGCCGAAGCCGTTTCGTTCTTTCGGCGCGGCCTCATTTCCGTTCCGGGCGACCGGCTTCCCGCCCCGGGACGCCAAGGCAATAGTGCTGAAAACGAATTCGAAGAATACGGACGAATTCGGAACCTCGTCGTCGGACGTCGAAGCGACTTCCGGCTCGAGTTAGAACTTCAGCATGGCGACCTGTTCGACGTTCCTGTGCGGGCTTACGTGCTCGGTATCTTTGAAAACGTCACGCCCGGTGGACCGGCGAGACAGGTCGATGAGTTGACCGGCGGGGCCGTCACCGAGTTTCTCGAACGACGACTGCTCAACGCCGACATGGGGCGGATCTTCATGATGCCCGTGGGTCGGAATCCGCTATTGGCCGAGTTCGTGGTCTTTGCCGGCCTCGGCAGCTACAGCCAGTTTCGGTCAGACCCGACCTCCGCGGCATCGGTTCAGAAGTTTGTCGCAAGAAATATTGTGCGAACGCTGATTCAGTCCGGCATTGATGAACTGGCCATGCTCCCAGTCGGGGCATCGAGTGGTGCCGACGTCCGATCGACCATCGACAATCTTTTCCAAGGATTTGTCGAGGCGGTCCGGAACGGGACTCGGCAGCAAAAGTTTCGCCGCGTCGTCATGTGCGAAAGCGATGATGCCCGCTACGAAGAAATGCGGGAGCACGTTCTCCGCCGGTCCACGACGTCAAACACTTTGAAAGACGTCGAGATCACGATTGATGAAGTGGAGTATGGAGACCGGAATAAGTCTCGTAGCCACCGTCAATTAATCACCGGCCAGGAACAGCCGGTCTATTTGACGGTCCGGATGCCGGAGGGTTTCGACAGCTCGAAAGGATCGAGCATTGTTCGCGTCGAGTCGTCACTGCTGACCTCGGGGGGGAAAGCAACCGTCTTTAACAGAGCGAAGGATGTAAATCGGCGTGAGCTGGACGACTTATTTGCCACGCTGGATGAACTCAAAGAGAACCCCGGAACGAAATTTGACGTCGAAGATTTCGGACGCAGATTGTGCGAGCTCATTTTCGATCGCGAAATTCGCGAGGCGATGGCGAATGAAGCGATCCTGGACAAGCATCTGGTCGTCATTCACGACTCGGCCGCATCACGGATTCCCTATGAAACGATGCTCAGTGGCGACGACTTTCCGGTTCTCGGTGAGGGCTTGACGCGACGATATCTCGCCGAGAATTTGTCCGTGACGAAATGGCTGCGAAAGGTCGGACCTTCTGAAGAGATGAAGGTGCTGCTGATTTTTGATCCGACGGACGATCTTCCCGGCGCCGAGAAAGAAGGCATTTGGATTTACGACGTCCTGCGAAAGCTTCCGGGGGTTAAGGTCGAAATTCGGCGGGAAGAGAAGGCGACACTCAGTAAAGTCAGAGAGGATCTCAATTCCGGCGAGTTCGACGTCATGCATTACGCCGGGCACAGTTTTTTCGACCCGAATGACCGGGCTAATTCCGGGCTCGTGTTGGCCGACGGCGTACTGCGGGGTTCCGACCTGCTCGCACTCGAGCGCCTCCCCGCGTTGGTGATCTTCAACTCATGCGAGTCGGCACGCATTCGCCGACGCGATGCAGAGAATGGTCCGAGCGTGCAGCGGCAGCTTCGTGAAAACGTGGGCGTGGCCGAAGCCCTGTTTCGTGGCGGCATCGGCCAGTTCATCGGAACGTACTGGCCGGTCGATGACTCGGCGGCCGAAGTCTTTGCGCGGACGTTTTACGGCTCCGTACTCGGGCGTGACGAGGAGACGGCGAGCGTCGGACAGGCGGTCGCCGCCGCGCGACGGGCGGTTCATGAGGTCCACTCATACGAGTGGGCTAATTACGTCCATTACGGCGAGCCACACTTTCAATTGCGAACACGCTCGCCGTAAGCCCGCGGGCTAGAGCCTTGGGGTGGTTGACGACGCCCGTCGCTTCGATCATGTTCGGGATCCCTATTTTGCCGATGACTTAGAAAGTGCTCCATGACGCTCGCTCGAATTCCAGCCGTTGTTTTCGTGGCCATCGCTTTAGTGGGATCGTCGCTGCCGACTGATGCCGGTGATCGTCCGAATGTGTTGTTCGTGATTTGCGACGACCTCAATACCGACCTCGGTTGCTACGGTCGAGATAACGCCAATACGCCCAATATTGATCGCCTCGCTGCCTCGGGGGTCCGCTTTAAGAATGCGACCTGTCAGTTTCCACTGTGCGGGCCGAGCCGAGCCTCATTTATGACCGGGCTGTATCCCGACCAGACCGGCATCAAGAGGAACAGCATCCGGATTCGCGAGACACTGCCCGAGGTCACGAGCATGTCTCAGCACTTCCGGAACAACGGCTACGAAGCGGTGCGAATCGGAAAGATTTATCACTACAACGTACCGGCTGCGATCGGTACCCCGGGGCATGACGACCCGGCTTCGTGGGATCAGACCTTCAATTTCCGCGGTCGTGATAAAGACGAAGAAGACATTATCAATACGCTTTTGCCGGGAAGATTCGGAGCGACTCTAAGCTGGCTCGCCGCGGAGGGAAGCGATGAAGAACAAACCGACGGGATGAGCGCGACGAAGGCGGTTGAACTTCTCGAAGGTTACGGCGAGAGCGGACAACCATTCTTCCTCGCCGTCGGATTCTTCAGGCCGCACACGCCGTTCGTCGCTCCGAAGCACCACTTTGAAGATCATCCGCGGGATCAGGTCGTTGTGCCGCAGGTGCCGGACGCTGAGTATTTTGAGAGCATCCCCAAGCCTGCCGTACGATGGCTGAATCAATTTAAGGAGCAGAAGAATCTGAAGCCGGAAGTAGCGCAAGAGATCATTCAGGCCTATCGCGCTTCGATTACTTTTGCCGATGCCCAGGTCGGACGCCTCCTCGACGCGCTGGACCGTAGCGGACTCGCCGAAAATACGATCGTCGTGTTCACTTCGGACCACGGTTACCACATGGGCGAAAAGGGGCATTATCAAAAGCGGACGCTTTTCGATCGCGGGTCGCAAGTTCCTTACATCGTCCGAGCGCCCGGCTGTCAACAAGGCGTTTCCACCGAGGCTCCCGCCGAGATGGTCGACTTTTACCCCACGCTCTCTGAACTCGCGGGGCTCGATACGCCCGATTTCGTTTCGGGCGTCAGCCAGGTTGCCGTCCTCAAGGCACCGCAAGACTCGGTGCGACAGGCGGCCCTGACGGAGCTCTACGGTGGATACAGCATTCGTACGCCGCGCTACCGTTACACGTCTTGGGGACAGGACGGCGAAAAGGGAACCGAATTGTATGACCACGAATCGGATGCTGCAGAAGCTGTCAATCTGGCGGGGCATCCCGACTACGAGCAGACAGAAAAACGCTTGGCAAAACTGCTCGCCGAGCGCGTTGCCGCCGCGAAAGAGATGCCCCCCAACCTGAAGCGAACACCGCTGAAGAAAAAGCGGCGTGGTTGAGCCGGGTTACCGTAGCTCAAAAAGCGTTTGCGACCTGACGATGGCGTATTCGTCAGGAAACGTGTGAAACGCATGGACGAGTAGCGAAGTCGGTTCTGCGGAAACGCGGGCCAGACTGACCGGTTCGGCGTGCATTCGATTGCCGGGATGAAACCGATAGGCCACATCGGCTCGGCTGGCATCAAGCAGCATTTCCTCGTGCAGCCGCGCGAAGACTTCCGAGTCGAGACGCTCGATCTGATAGCTCGCCTGATAGCTCAAGTCGTTACCAAACTCTCGCTCATCATTGCGGAGTCCGATGATGCGGCGATTCTTGAGGCAGTCACGCTCAGGAAGCGTGATCGTTCCGATGCCGATGACCTCGGTCACGGTCCGCTCCTCGTTCCGCAGCGAGATCACATGCCCGGCATCGGCGAGCACGACGCTGCCGCTGTACGAGGGCTGCTCGAACCGCAACGTGGCCCGAGACTCGATCAGCTCCGGGTGAACACTGCGGTCATAGAGTTGAAAGACCAAGTCGCTAACGACCGGCCGAACAGTACCTACCGCCACTCTCTTGCCTGCTTTGAATCGGTGATTTGACCCGCTTGTCGCCAGAATTATAGGTCATGACTGACCCGGGCGAAATGAAATCAACGGGCGCTAGCGGGGAGTCGAAAAAAGTCGCGGAAGGTCGGGATTGCCGCTTGACTCCAACTCCAACAATCGTTTCTTCAAACTAGTACCGCCGAAGCCCGAAAATCCGCCCAAGCGACCGTCGGAGGCGAGAACCCGGTGGCAGGGCAAAACGATCGGCAAGCGATTCAATCGCATCACATTTCCAACCGCTCGGGCCGCCTGAGGAGATCCGGCTTCCGCAGCGAGAGAACCGTAGGTGGCAGTGCGTCCGTAGTCGAGCCGGGTAAGTCGGCGGACTACCTTGGCGGTGAAGGGCGGAAGGTCGGTGCAGTCGAATGACAAATCGAGAAACGAAATCGGCTCCCCGGAGAAATAGTGCAGCAGACGTTCCGCCAGAATCTCTTGATCAACGTCGAGCCGGACGCCGGGCGTCTCAAATCGCTTCTCCTCGTTCAATTCGGCCAAGGCGGCGGAGCGTTCGGCATGACCGATGACGATATCGGTCACTATTCCTCTCGAACCCGCGATCGCGAACCATCCCAGCGGCGATTCGACGACCGTGTGATGAGCCTGCGAACTCTGTGCTGCCGGCATGATGGCTTCTCTCAAAGATGAAAATCATGGAATTGCTGAGACAATCACAATTCCTTCTCGGGCGAACGTGGTGACCGAGCGGCACTTTGACCGGCTATGACCCGACCGATAAGATAGCGGACCCGCGGATTTAGCCAATCCCCACTCGCTTTTCTCACATACATATCGGGGACACCGATGGACGTCTACGGCTCATTCGCCGACGACTTCTACGTGAATATGAACCTCAATACCGAGATGCGTTTGCCCGACGGTCGGGAAACGATTCTCGCGTTCTTGGAACGGGTTCAGAAGCAATATCCGGTCTTGAGAAATTTTTACACCCGGGACAATGGCGACTTCGTCCTCGAAGAGGATAAGGACAAGGGCCATCAGCGTTGGGTCACCCTCGAACCGCGTCGGATTTGCAGCGGATATATCAATCCGGAATCGGTCGACGCCGCGGTCGAGCAGCATCTGCTGGTTCTTCAATTGGTACCGTACATGTTGAGTGTCTCACCGCTCGACTGCGAGGCGCTCGATTACATGATGGGCTTCGACTTCAATTATCGAGGCAATCATGATGAGGTCGTCGCGGAAGCCCTCGGCACGGGCACCGCGCTCGACGGAATGACCGACATCCCAGGCTCGAAAATTTTGAACTTCGAGCCCAACATCACCGTTGCCCTCGATGAAGACTGCCGGACTCAGGCGCGGCTGTTGGTCGAGACTCGCACTAACGCCTATCAAGTGCGGCGATCCGAATTTCCCGAGGATCAAATCAGCATTTACTTCACGGTGCGGCAGTACGGGAGTCTGGATACCGGTGATACTTACGAAGACCGGCTGCTGACGCTCAAGCAGCACGCCGAGGACTTGATGCAGCAGTACGTCGTTGAGGCGGTGCTCAGGCCGCTGGCTCAGGCGATCGCGACGAAGTAAGCGCCGTCAACCGTCTTCGCCGTTGGCGGTCTGCAGCGCGGCTGCTTCGTCGAGGACGCGGCCGAGTTCTTCGAGATTGATCGGCTTGGTCAGGTGCACGTCGAATCCTGATTGCCGCGATTGCAAGAGATGGTGCTTCTGTCCGTAGCCGGTCAAGGCGATTAAGAACAACTCTTCCGGTGGGCGGGATCGGCGAACTCTTTTCGCGACTTCCCAGCCGTCCAGTTTCGGCAGCCCGATATCGACGATCGCGATCCGAGGCTCACGTCGCTCGATCTGGTGCAACGCCTCCTCGCCGTCGGATGCTTCGATCACATCGTAGCCGAGACTCTCCACGTTGCAGCGGGTCACGTAGCGAAGTGCATCGAGGTCTTCGACGACCAGGACCGTCTCCGAATAATCATTCCGCCTTGCTCGGGGTTTCGGGGCGACCGATTCTTCCAAAGGCTGCGACGGATCGAGCAGGGGAAACGTGAGTCGGAATGTCGACCCGCGCCCCGGACCATCACTCGATGCCACGATCGAACCTCCGTGAAGTTCGGTCAGCTTTTTCACGACGGCCAAGCCGATCCCGAGTCCGCTCTCCTTAGTGTGTGTCCGATGTTTCAATTGAACGAACGGGTCGAAAATGCTTTGAAGATTGTCGTCTGCGATTCCGTCGCCATTGTCCCGCACCTGCACCAGGATCGTTCCGGCGGCGACTTCGGCGGAGACGTGAATCGATCCTTCATTTGGCGTGTACTTGGCGGCGTTGCTGAGCAAATTTGAGAAGACCTGCCGCAGCCTCGACTTATCGCCGTCGACCGGGGCGGTGGTCGCTGGCAGTTCGACGGTTAAGGTCTGTGATTTCTGCTCGAACCGTGGATCAAGTTCCCGCGTGATATCCTGGAGCAGTTCGATCATATCGAACGGCGACGTCTCGAGCTTAATTTTTCCCTGCCAAACCCGTGAGATGTCGAGCAGGTCATCGAGCAGCCGTTTCATGTGCTGCACCTGACGTCCGATCGTTTCGATCGTAAAGGTCAATTGCTCGTCGAGCCCCGACATCCGACGTTTCAGCAATTCACTCGCGTAAGACATTGTCGCGAGCGGATTTCTTAATTCGTGTGATAAGGTCGATAGGAATTGATCACGCTGCCTTGTCGATTCGACCGCGTCGTCGAGGTCTTGGCGATAGTCGGTTACGTCGCGCAGTGTCTCCAGGTAGGCGGTCTCTCCGGCCCACTCAATTTCGCTGTAGCGGATCTCGACGGTCAGCGTTTCAAACTCCGTTCCGCGTTCTCGAACGATGTTGACTTCACACGAATCTTCATCGGCGGAAGGGGAGCCGAAGTCCGATCCGACCAGTTCCTCGTGCGATCGTCCCAGGAGCATTTCGGCCGATCGATTCGCAAATAAAACCTTGCCGGTCTCATTGACGACAAGCATCCCGTCGATGTTTTCATCAATAAGCCGGCGGACCTCGCTCTCCACGAGCCGCGACGATTCGCCGATAGAGTTCCGTGCGATCGCCGAATAAAAGGCGTGGCGGAGGACCGAGTGCGAAATATTATCGCAGGCGACATACTCGACCGCGCCGGCGTCGAGTGCCGTCGCCGCATGGAGACGATCAGGAATGACCGTCAACAGCGGAATCGAGCGATGCCGATCGGCGATGCCCAATATGATTTTGGACACCCATCGCGAGTCGAAGGCGCATAGGTCCAAGGCAATAATATCGCAAGCCGCTTCTTTGAGCCGACTGGTGATCTCAGCATCGAAGGCTTCGAGAAACTTTCGAGAGTCTTGACTGGCGTGGACTTGTACCTCGACCAAATCGAATTCGTCACGAAGCTCATCGACGAACGATTGCAAACCGGTTTGCGCGATCGGCCGGTTCGCGAAGTACAAGATGCGTGGATGTTGGTTCGTCGACTCCGTCATCAGTTCAAACTCACCGAACCAATTGCAATTCTAATTCATTCTTCAGCGAACTGCCGCGAATTATCGCGATCCTTCTGCCGTCAACTTCAATTCTCAGTGGGCATTAATCCGAACAGGACCGGCGGCGCGTTCTTGATGACGTCACCAATATTGATGCCGTTCCCGTCGATTGTGAACTCGCGGAGCGATTGCGAATCCGGACGATTTCGCGACGAATGATTCCGTCGTCACTAGATTGCAAAAATAGTGCGGCGAGCGAGTCGAGTACGACAACGTCCGCATCAATCTCATCAATGGCCTGCTCGATCTGGGCGAGGACGCCGGACAGGTCGTAGCTGCCGGATTCACTCATGACCTCATGATCGATTGAGGCATCGATGAGAATGAGTCGTCCATCGGCTTCGAACTGCCGCAGACTCCAATCAAAGCTCTGAACGTTCCGGATGATATCTTCCGGTTTTTCTTCGAACGACACGAAGACGGCATTCATGCCGCGATCGGACTGCAGGTGAAAGAGGGTCTCGGCGCAGAACAGGGTCTTGCCGGAACCGGAGGAACCCGAAATGAGCGTGCTTCGCCCTTTGACGAGACCGCCGCCGCTGATCTCGTTGAAGCCGGAAATACCGATCGGAAGTCGTTCAATCGGCTCGACGGGACGGAGTCTGTTCGAAGTTGCGTCCATTAAAATGCCTTAATCGCTTAACGCTTCGACCGAACCTTATTCGACGCCCCGGCGCGGAATTCCCAGCCCTTCGAAAAAGCGAGCGGCGTCAGAAAGATCACCGATGACCTTCCGCTGAGGAAGCGGAGTCACGCGCACTGCCATTGGTGTGGCAATCACTCGGTGCTGACGAGCGAGGGCGGGATTTTTCAGAATGTCGATGACTTCGACGGCACATTGCTCGCCAAGTGAGTCTTCGCACAGGCGTTCCAAATTGCTCACGGCGCGGCGGCTCAGATTGCTATCGCCAGCGATGAATAGCAGCAATTCGAACATGCACGCCTAAGCCGTAGGGCTGTAAGGGACGTTGATCGTTACACTGAGTGGCTATTCACGACGGCAAGTGCGAATCGGAGGGATGCGAACCCAGAATTAGCCAACAGTTTACCAGCAGGTGATTTTAGCAAAACCCGATGCCGTCATCGGCCGCTTGATTTGAGGGTTTCC contains:
- a CDS encoding sulfatase, with the protein product MTLARIPAVVFVAIALVGSSLPTDAGDRPNVLFVICDDLNTDLGCYGRDNANTPNIDRLAASGVRFKNATCQFPLCGPSRASFMTGLYPDQTGIKRNSIRIRETLPEVTSMSQHFRNNGYEAVRIGKIYHYNVPAAIGTPGHDDPASWDQTFNFRGRDKDEEDIINTLLPGRFGATLSWLAAEGSDEEQTDGMSATKAVELLEGYGESGQPFFLAVGFFRPHTPFVAPKHHFEDHPRDQVVVPQVPDAEYFESIPKPAVRWLNQFKEQKNLKPEVAQEIIQAYRASITFADAQVGRLLDALDRSGLAENTIVVFTSDHGYHMGEKGHYQKRTLFDRGSQVPYIVRAPGCQQGVSTEAPAEMVDFYPTLSELAGLDTPDFVSGVSQVAVLKAPQDSVRQAALTELYGGYSIRTPRYRYTSWGQDGEKGTELYDHESDAAEAVNLAGHPDYEQTEKRLAKLLAERVAAAKEMPPNLKRTPLKKKRRG
- a CDS encoding DUF2617 family protein, with amino-acid sequence MAVGTVRPVVSDLVFQLYDRSVHPELIESRATLRFEQPSYSGSVVLADAGHVISLRNEERTVTEVIGIGTITLPERDCLKNRRIIGLRNDEREFGNDLSYQASYQIERLDSEVFARLHEEMLLDASRADVAYRFHPGNRMHAEPVSLARVSAEPTSLLVHAFHTFPDEYAIVRSQTLFELR
- a CDS encoding CHAT domain-containing protein, translated to MAKSLETLSPYELTSVEVDQLLRTNPDDARLKAHFTAEELHELRNLAGAAQQSTRGRKRVVYVLPGILGSTLGVTSGGNRDTIWLDPHSIRNGDLTSLAMRGRSRGRVEVYGQFPGLYTRLRWTLWWKGNDVRDYAYDWRLSIDELGAELLEAFDSEEADELYVVAHSMGGLVARSAYAQADAAMRRRIKRVIMLGTPNRGSFSVVQVLDGSNATVQFAGCLDEQNETEDLVSDIFRTLPSIYQMLPHRDVFSAIDLFDTDAWGEANPMGTRLREATDVQESLAPADDKFFLLAGVDQPTVVSASLNQEGRFDYQEHETGGDGTVPLDFALYDGIDSNTRTFKATHNGLVTSNDVINSAAEIIEHGRTQRGLALQTRRGEEVTTRGLTFAALQAGTCYGGRRGNAITDAEAVSFFRRGLISVPGDRLPAPGRQGNSAENEFEEYGRIRNLVVGRRSDFRLELELQHGDLFDVPVRAYVLGIFENVTPGGPARQVDELTGGAVTEFLERRLLNADMGRIFMMPVGRNPLLAEFVVFAGLGSYSQFRSDPTSAASVQKFVARNIVRTLIQSGIDELAMLPVGASSGADVRSTIDNLFQGFVEAVRNGTRQQKFRRVVMCESDDARYEEMREHVLRRSTTSNTLKDVEITIDEVEYGDRNKSRSHRQLITGQEQPVYLTVRMPEGFDSSKGSSIVRVESSLLTSGGKATVFNRAKDVNRRELDDLFATLDELKENPGTKFDVEDFGRRLCELIFDREIREAMANEAILDKHLVVIHDSAASRIPYETMLSGDDFPVLGEGLTRRYLAENLSVTKWLRKVGPSEEMKVLLIFDPTDDLPGAEKEGIWIYDVLRKLPGVKVEIRREEKATLSKVREDLNSGEFDVMHYAGHSFFDPNDRANSGLVLADGVLRGSDLLALERLPALVIFNSCESARIRRRDAENGPSVQRQLRENVGVAEALFRGGIGQFIGTYWPVDDSAAEVFARTFYGSVLGRDEETASVGQAVAAARRAVHEVHSYEWANYVHYGEPHFQLRTRSP
- a CDS encoding hybrid sensor histidine kinase/response regulator — translated: MTESTNQHPRILYFANRPIAQTGLQSFVDELRDEFDLVEVQVHASQDSRKFLEAFDAEITSRLKEAACDIIALDLCAFDSRWVSKIILGIADRHRSIPLLTVIPDRLHAATALDAGAVEYVACDNISHSVLRHAFYSAIARNSIGESSRLVESEVRRLIDENIDGMLVVNETGKVLFANRSAEMLLGRSHEELVGSDFGSPSADEDSCEVNIVRERGTEFETLTVEIRYSEIEWAGETAYLETLRDVTDYRQDLDDAVESTRQRDQFLSTLSHELRNPLATMSYASELLKRRMSGLDEQLTFTIETIGRQVQHMKRLLDDLLDISRVWQGKIKLETSPFDMIELLQDITRELDPRFEQKSQTLTVELPATTAPVDGDKSRLRQVFSNLLSNAAKYTPNEGSIHVSAEVAAGTILVQVRDNGDGIADDNLQSIFDPFVQLKHRTHTKESGLGIGLAVVKKLTELHGGSIVASSDGPGRGSTFRLTFPLLDPSQPLEESVAPKPRARRNDYSETVLVVEDLDALRYVTRCNVESLGYDVIEASDGEEALHQIERREPRIAIVDIGLPKLDGWEVAKRVRRSRPPEELFLIALTGYGQKHHLLQSRQSGFDVHLTKPINLEELGRVLDEAAALQTANGEDG
- a CDS encoding circadian clock KaiB family protein, which encodes MFELLLFIAGDSNLSRRAVSNLERLCEDSLGEQCAVEVIDILKNPALARQHRVIATPMAVRVTPLPQRKVIGDLSDAARFFEGLGIPRRGVE
- a CDS encoding methylated-DNA--[protein]-cysteine S-methyltransferase, which encodes MPAAQSSQAHHTVVESPLGWFAIAGSRGIVTDIVIGHAERSAALAELNEEKRFETPGVRLDVDQEILAERLLHYFSGEPISFLDLSFDCTDLPPFTAKVVRRLTRLDYGRTATYGSLAAEAGSPQAARAVGNVMRLNRLPIVLPCHRVLASDGRLGGFSGFGGTSLKKRLLELESSGNPDLPRLFSTPR
- a CDS encoding ATPase domain-containing protein translates to MDATSNRLRPVEPIERLPIGISGFNEISGGGLVKGRSTLISGSSGSGKTLFCAETLFHLQSDRGMNAVFVSFEEKPEDIIRNVQSFDWSLRQFEADGRLILIDASIDHEVMSESGSYDLSGVLAQIEQAIDEIDADVVVLDSLAALFLQSSDDGIIRREIVRIRNRSASSQSTGTASILVTSSRTRRRSCSD